GGTGCTCAAGATAGCCGATGAAATAGTCCTCGATGCGAAGGTCCCTGGCATAGACATCCGTCACGAAGGGCAGGGCATCCAGGTCCTCGACGGGAGGGCGGTCCGCCGTGCGCTCGATTCGCCCGCCCTTGCGGAAGGCAAGGCCCTGCACCCTCTCCAGGGGCACGCCCTCGGCCACTTCCTTCACCGTGTATTCGTACTCACCCGTGGCAACGAAATCCAGGGCGGAGCTCACCGAAAGCGTCTCATCGGGACGCATGATGGCATGGGGCCCCACGAAGCCCACCCTGATGTGGGGGTATTCCTGCTTGAGCCGTTCGGCCACGGAGGCGTCGTTTCCTAATGTGGGCGTGCTCGTATGGACGACCACCAGGTCGAACCCCTCGGCCGCCCGGACGACGTCCTCCACGCCCATGTCCATGGGGGGAGCGTCCAGGAGACGGCTCCCCGGGAGCATGCCCGCCGGATAAGCCAGCCAGGTGGGGTACCAGAAGGAGCGGATTTCGCGCCGCGCCTGATACCGCGAACCGGCGCTTCCGTCAAACCCGCCGTAGGACGGCGGGTTCAGAAATAGAGTGCGCATCATAAAAAAATTCCTTTACGCTTTTAACAAATAACGGTCTCACAAGAGACATGGGTCCGGCGCCTTGATTATATCACCATTAGGCCGCCTGTTCAAAACCGTTTTCAGAGGCCAAAGAATGTACTTGAGTTGAAGGTGCTCAAAAAAGGTGAGCACAATTTGTCAAATTGCCGGCGTCCCCATCCGGTGATATGCTTTGGCTTGGAGGCTTGGTACTCCGAATTTCATTTTGGGGGGTTGCGGCAATGAGAAGCGGAAAGCATAGGTTCCTGGCCGTACTGGGGATGCTCCTGGCTTTGGGTCTCCTTTTCTCCTGCGGCGGAGGGGACGGCACCGGCTCGGGCGTCACGGGGCAGACCGGGAGCGTGGCGGTCCTCATGACCGACGGCCCTGCGGACATGTACTCCGCGATTAACGTCACCATCACCAGAATCGTCCTCCTCTCCGACACCATGCCCCAGGAGGTCATCTTCTCGGGAGAGAAGACGGTCAACCTCCTGGACCTTCGCGACGACCTCGTTCTGGTCACGCTGGACAGCAGCGTACCGGCGGGAACGTACGACAAAATCCGGCTGGAGATAAACAATGTAGAAATCCTGGACACGGGCAGTGTGCCAGTCGAGAGCGAGATCCGGCCCTCCACGGGAAAGATAGACCTCAACCCCCGCGGCCGGTTCTCCGTGGCCCCGGGAGAAACGCTGACGGTCGGGCTCGACTTCGATGCCGAAAAGTCCCTGCACATTTTCAAAAACCCGCGGAAAATAATCTTCCGCCCCGTCATCTTCGTCGACATCGTCTCGCCGCCCGTGACGGAGAAGCTGGTCCGCGCCGAGGGCCAGGTGGATAGCATAAACCGCGACAACGACACATTCAAACTCTGTTCCGTTCAGCAGTTGCAGGCAGCCAGCACCGGTTCCGACAACACCGGATTCTGCATCGATGTCGCCCTGGGGCCGGACACCTCGTTTTTCTCCTCCCCCGACGACGGCATGCCCGCGGCCTTCGGGGACCTGCGGGCGGGAGACCACGTCACCGTCATCGGGTTGCTTGAGACGGATACCCTCAGAGCAATGGACGATAACGACCTCGGCGACGATGTGAACCTCTTCATCCAGGCCGAGGTGGTGGAGATTGGCCAGTTCCTTGTCCTGACCGGCGCCATTGTCAACACCAGCGCCCTTGGCGCCGACCGGTTCGATTTCGACCCGGATGCGGACCAGGCGGTGGCCGGGACGCGCACCGTGCAGCTTCAGGACGGTACGAAAATCTTCGCCGGGACGACCCCACTCACAAAGGGAGACCTTGTCGAAGGCGAGCGGGCACGCCTGGATGCCAAGCTGACGGGGGAAGACATACTCAACGCCTCCTTGATTCTGCTTGAGCGGGACATAACGGAGTTTTCCAGGCTCTCCGGGGAGGTCCAAAACGTAAACGAAACGGACAAGACCTTCGACCTGATAACCCCTGAGATCACAGACCCCGAGGACCCCTGCGTCAAAGTGGACCCCGCAGCAACCGAGGTCCTCGAAATTACCGACGCGAGCGGCGGCCAGGAAAGCGCACTCGTGGATTTCTCCGGGCTGGATGAGGGCGACCAGGTGGACGTGTACTTCGACTCCACGGCACCCCTCTCGGACGGGTGCATCATCCCCGAGCTTATCGTCATTTTCACGGGATTCTAGCCCAGCGCGGGTATCGGCAACACGGGAGGCGGCACGCCGCCTCCCGTGTTTTTTTGGCTTTCCAAGACCCGGCACGGGTGGTAGACTTTCACAAGGAGAAAAAAACCTTCAGCGGAGGTGTCCATTATGGGACCTGGCATGGGTTACGGAGGCTGGGGTGGTTACGGCTATGGGATGGGGGGCTACTGGGGCATCCTTTCCATCGTCTTCTGGATAGCCCTCATCGTGGGCGTCATCTTCCTTGTCCGTTGGGTCATGGTTTCCACCCGCTCGCCCGGCGTAAGGCGGGAAGATGCGGCCCTGGAGCTCCTGAAGAAGCGCTATGCGCGGGGAGAGATAGACAAGGAGGAGTTCGAGCAAAAGAGAAAAGACCTGGAGTCCTGACGCCTGTCCGGGGGGCTTCCGCCCCCCTTTCAACCTCCTTCCCGCCTCCTGCACTGTGATTGAAAATACAGGAAAACACAGGAACTTTCTGATAGAATGTCCCTGCTATTTATGAGAGTAGGGCGCCGGCAATAGAAAGAAGCAACAGAGGGAGAGGGTCATGAAGAGAATATCCCTGCTTTTGTTTATCTCGGCCACCGTAATCCTTCTCGCCGGGGTTTTGCGGGCCCAGGAGAGCAACGTCGATTTCGAGAAGGCCATCGATGCGTACAATCAGGGCAGATACGAGGAGGCCATAGGCCACCTTGAGGCCTACGCCACCGACTGGCCCGAAGCCTACGCGTACTATTTCATGGGCTATGCGTACTACAAGCTGGGGAAGTTCCAGAAAGCCAACGAGAACTTCGACCAGGCGTTCCTCATAGACCCGGAGTACTCCCCGACGCCGTGGCTTGAGAAAAAACTCGGCCACCCCCTGGAAGTCGCCCGCAACACCCGGATAAGCGCCCAGGGGGCAATTGTGGAAAGCCCCGAGGAGAGGATACAGTCTTCTCCCGGTGCAAAGGTCGCCGCCCTGGCCGAAAAGAAGGCAAAGAGCCCGGCGCCACAGAAAGAGAGCCCGGCGCCTTCCGGGGCTATGCCGGAAAGACTCCAGCCGGTGGCAGGCGGCATGACTGTCGTCTCCGGAGAGAAGGCGACGGTGCCCCCGGCTCAGAATCAGGAGCCCGGCGGGGAGGGAGCCGGCGAGAAGACCATGACGGTACAGACCGGCACACTGTCCATTCCCACACCTGCGAAGCCGAAGGGCGAAGCCCTTCCTCCGCCGCCGCCTCCCCCTTCGGCCAGTGCAGAGCGGGCCTCACCCGCACCTGCCGCCGGAGAGGCCGTGACGAGCGCGGCTCCTGCCGCCGGACAGACGGAGAAGGCGCCGCCTGAGCCCGGCGCGGACCCCCCTCCCCCGCCGTCCGTACAGGAGCAGCCGGGGGGGCTTCCTCAATTTCCCCCCATGGCGGGAGGAACGGGTCAAACCGGTTTTCCGGCCAAGATGCCCGTCTGGATGTCGCTCGTGGCGGCCGGCATGGGCATGGTCACACTGCTCATCGCCGCGGCCTTTTACTTGTATTTCAGCTTCTGCCAGTTCGTGATAGCGCGGAAGCTGGGCGTGCCTCTCGCCTGGTTCTCCTTTATCCCCATCCTCAATTTCTGGCCCCTGGTGGGAGCGGCCGGGAAGCCCTGGTGGTGGGTGCTGCTTTTGTTCATCCCGCTCGTGAACCTGATTCTTATAATCTACATCTGGGTTCTCGTGACCGAGAACATGGGCAAGAACAAGTTCCTGGGGCTCCTCATCCTGGTGCCCGTGGTGAACTTCTTCTATCCCCTCTTCCTGGCCCTGGCCAAGCCTCCCTCGGCCGAAGGGCCGTCCTCTCCGGCTTCCTTCGAGCCCGATTTCGCGGAATCGCAGTTCTAAAGCTCCGGATTATGCTCTGAGAAGGCCCGGCATCACGCCGGGCCTTTCTCTTTCGCCCGCTCGTCGTTTAATATAATGAAGCGATTTGGCCCGCTGGTGTGGGCCGAAGGGGGCCCCGTGAACGTTCACAGTATCAGGTTCAGGATAGCTGCCGTCCTGGTGGCCGCCTTCCTTTTTTTCCTTGTTGTCGAAGTCTTCCTTGTCACGCCTAAGCGGGAACAGGCCCGTTTGGCCGAAGCCAAGAGGTTTCAAGCGGAGCTCGCGGACCAGACGGCCACACATATAAACCTCGATTTCCTCCGGGCAAAGAAGGAGCTGGAGATGATGGCCAGGCTGCCATCCGTCGTGTCCCTTGAGAAGGACAGGATGGACGCCGCCCTTGCGCTCCTGGACAGCGTCTCCAGCTTCTTCAACTACTACTTTGTGATGGACCCAGAGGGACAATGGCTCTCCTTCCCCGGCCGCCCGGACATCGTGGGCAAAGCCATCCCGCGGAGGAACCTGGGATGGGTGCGGAGAACCTTCAGGGAGGGAAAGACCGTTTTTCTGGACGTGGTCCGGAGCCGCATCGACACCCTGGTCACGGGCTTTTCCACTCCCATCCGGGGCCCGTCCGGCCCGAAGGCCCTCCTGAGGGGCGTCATCGTCGTCTCGGAGGACAACGCCCTCCTTGAGACCATCCGGAAGATCAAGGCAGGTGAAAGAGGCTATGCCTTCCTGGTGAGCAGCAACGGGTGGCTTTTGGCCCACCCCGAGAAGGGCCTGACCGCCGAAGACTTCCTTTCCTACGATTACAGCTCCTACGAGCCGGTGGCCCGGGTCATGCGGGGCGAGCAGGGAGTCACGGAATATCAGTACGAGGGGGAGACCTGGATAGCCGCGTATCACCCCATCCCCAGCACCGGATGGGGCGTGGTGGTGCAGCAGCCCAAGGCGGACGTTGTGGCACTGGTCAACGCGGAATCCCGCATCCCGGTCGTCTCCTCCGCCGGGGCCTTCGCCCTGGGCGCCGTGCTCGTCTCCATGGTGCTGGGCGTGGCCCTGAGGCCGCTTTCCAGGCTCGTCCAGGACGTCCGGGAACGGCGACCTCCGGAGGACACCGAGGCCACCGGCGCACGGGACGAAATCGGCCAGCTTACGCGGGAATTCCACACCCTCTTTGCCGAACTCAGCCGCTCGGAGGAAGCCCTCAGGGAGGCCAACGAGGCCCTGGAGCGCGGGGTGCGGGAGCGGACCGTCGAGCTCAAGCGAGCCAACGAAAGCCTCGAGCACGAGATTCAGGAGCACCTCAGGGTGGAAGCGGCCCTCAGCGAGAGCGAAGAGCTCTACCATTCCCTCTTCAACCAGGCCTCCGACGGCATCCTCCTTCTGGACGCCACCGGCCCGGAGGGCCCCACCGTCGTCGATGCCAACAAGGCCGCCGTCCACATGCACGGCCAGAGGCGGGAAGACCTCATAGGCCTTTCCGTCGAGGACCTCGCAGCACCCGGCTCCGGCCAGGCGATACGGGAGAAGCTCGCCCTGACGACCACAGAAGAACCCCTCACCTTCGAGGCCTCGTTCAAGAGGAAAGGCGGCCCCTTTTTCACGGCCGAGATATCCGCTCGCCGGGTGAGCATCGGCGGGAGCCCGTATATCCAGGCCATCGGCAGGGACGTCACCGAGCGCAAGCGCCAGGAGGAGGCGCTCAGAAAATCCCTTCAGGAGAAGGAGGTCCTTCTCAGGGAAATCCACCACCGCGTGAAGAACAACATGCAGGTCATCCTGAGCCTCCTGAGGCTCGAGTCCGC
This genomic interval from Nitrospirota bacterium contains the following:
- a CDS encoding DUF4382 domain-containing protein — its product is MRSGKHRFLAVLGMLLALGLLFSCGGGDGTGSGVTGQTGSVAVLMTDGPADMYSAINVTITRIVLLSDTMPQEVIFSGEKTVNLLDLRDDLVLVTLDSSVPAGTYDKIRLEINNVEILDTGSVPVESEIRPSTGKIDLNPRGRFSVAPGETLTVGLDFDAEKSLHIFKNPRKIIFRPVIFVDIVSPPVTEKLVRAEGQVDSINRDNDTFKLCSVQQLQAASTGSDNTGFCIDVALGPDTSFFSSPDDGMPAAFGDLRAGDHVTVIGLLETDTLRAMDDNDLGDDVNLFIQAEVVEIGQFLVLTGAIVNTSALGADRFDFDPDADQAVAGTRTVQLQDGTKIFAGTTPLTKGDLVEGERARLDAKLTGEDILNASLILLERDITEFSRLSGEVQNVNETDKTFDLITPEITDPEDPCVKVDPAATEVLEITDASGGQESALVDFSGLDEGDQVDVYFDSTAPLSDGCIIPELIVIFTGF
- a CDS encoding SHOCT domain-containing protein: MGPGMGYGGWGGYGYGMGGYWGILSIVFWIALIVGVIFLVRWVMVSTRSPGVRREDAALELLKKRYARGEIDKEEFEQKRKDLES
- a CDS encoding DUF5684 domain-containing protein → MKRISLLLFISATVILLAGVLRAQESNVDFEKAIDAYNQGRYEEAIGHLEAYATDWPEAYAYYFMGYAYYKLGKFQKANENFDQAFLIDPEYSPTPWLEKKLGHPLEVARNTRISAQGAIVESPEERIQSSPGAKVAALAEKKAKSPAPQKESPAPSGAMPERLQPVAGGMTVVSGEKATVPPAQNQEPGGEGAGEKTMTVQTGTLSIPTPAKPKGEALPPPPPPPSASAERASPAPAAGEAVTSAAPAAGQTEKAPPEPGADPPPPPSVQEQPGGLPQFPPMAGGTGQTGFPAKMPVWMSLVAAGMGMVTLLIAAAFYLYFSFCQFVIARKLGVPLAWFSFIPILNFWPLVGAAGKPWWWVLLLFIPLVNLILIIYIWVLVTENMGKNKFLGLLILVPVVNFFYPLFLALAKPPSAEGPSSPASFEPDFAESQF
- a CDS encoding histidine kinase dimerization/phosphoacceptor domain -containing protein — its product is MNVHSIRFRIAAVLVAAFLFFLVVEVFLVTPKREQARLAEAKRFQAELADQTATHINLDFLRAKKELEMMARLPSVVSLEKDRMDAALALLDSVSSFFNYYFVMDPEGQWLSFPGRPDIVGKAIPRRNLGWVRRTFREGKTVFLDVVRSRIDTLVTGFSTPIRGPSGPKALLRGVIVVSEDNALLETIRKIKAGERGYAFLVSSNGWLLAHPEKGLTAEDFLSYDYSSYEPVARVMRGEQGVTEYQYEGETWIAAYHPIPSTGWGVVVQQPKADVVALVNAESRIPVVSSAGAFALGAVLVSMVLGVALRPLSRLVQDVRERRPPEDTEATGARDEIGQLTREFHTLFAELSRSEEALREANEALERGVRERTVELKRANESLEHEIQEHLRVEAALSESEELYHSLFNQASDGILLLDATGPEGPTVVDANKAAVHMHGQRREDLIGLSVEDLAAPGSGQAIREKLALTTTEEPLTFEASFKRKGGPFFTAEISARRVSIGGSPYIQAIGRDVTERKRQEEALRKSLQEKEVLLREIHHRVKNNMQVILSLLRLESAHMRDDRDRDLFRESRNRIKAMVLIHEKLYHSPDLAEVDFDDYIRNLASSLYRSLEVDSNRVRVAIEAQGVMLAVDTAIPCGLLINELLVNALRHAFPDGRAGVVRIALRALGANRYELIFSDDGAGFPESVHFENAQTLGLQLVGLLADTQLRGKVELLPATRGTTFRVTFGAVSYVQRL